A region from the Haloarcula limicola genome encodes:
- a CDS encoding thiolase family protein — MTDVVVVDGARTAHGALLGKLSERSATALGRAAVEGVLDRTGVEPDVVDWVCLGNAVQAGVGQVPARQVVVDSPLPDDCPATTTNEASGSGLRAIATAVDRIDAGRASTCLAGGMESMSNAPYLVRELRGGRRHGDTTLVDAMIHDSLWDESYDAHMGTLTDRIAERFDISREAQDEYARRSNHRAADAIEAGLFEREIAPVEVGDRLVTEDEGPRPETTVERLATLPPAFGEEGTITAGNASKLADGAGAVLLADAETADAAGVGPMAHVEDYAVSYRDPAEFSLAVADAVSELLDENDLSVADVDHFELNEAFAAQMVYVADELDIPPEKHNPLGGAVALGHPIGASGGILATTLVYAMEREDLDRGVVGMSVGGGGAIAMSLVR; from the coding sequence ATGACCGACGTGGTCGTCGTAGACGGCGCTCGCACCGCACACGGAGCCCTGCTCGGGAAACTCTCGGAGCGTTCGGCGACGGCGCTCGGACGGGCCGCCGTCGAGGGGGTTCTCGATCGCACCGGCGTCGAACCCGACGTCGTCGACTGGGTCTGCCTCGGCAACGCCGTCCAGGCGGGCGTCGGACAGGTGCCCGCGCGGCAGGTCGTCGTCGACTCCCCGCTGCCCGACGACTGCCCGGCGACGACGACCAACGAGGCGTCGGGGTCCGGCCTGCGGGCGATCGCGACCGCCGTCGACCGCATCGACGCGGGTCGAGCGTCGACGTGTCTCGCCGGCGGAATGGAGTCGATGTCGAACGCGCCGTATCTCGTCCGCGAGCTGCGCGGCGGCCGCCGTCACGGCGACACGACGCTCGTGGACGCGATGATACACGACTCGCTGTGGGACGAGAGCTACGACGCTCATATGGGGACGCTCACCGACCGCATCGCCGAGCGCTTCGACATCTCCCGGGAGGCACAGGACGAGTACGCCCGGCGGAGCAACCACCGCGCGGCCGACGCCATCGAAGCGGGCCTCTTCGAGCGGGAGATCGCGCCCGTGGAGGTCGGTGACCGTCTCGTCACCGAAGACGAGGGACCGCGCCCCGAGACCACCGTCGAGCGGTTGGCGACGCTCCCGCCGGCGTTCGGCGAGGAGGGGACGATAACGGCCGGCAACGCCTCGAAACTCGCCGACGGCGCGGGAGCGGTGTTGCTCGCCGACGCGGAGACGGCCGACGCCGCGGGCGTGGGGCCGATGGCACACGTCGAGGACTACGCCGTTTCCTACCGCGACCCCGCGGAGTTCTCGCTGGCCGTCGCCGACGCCGTCTCGGAGCTACTGGACGAGAACGACCTCTCGGTGGCGGACGTGGACCACTTCGAACTCAACGAGGCCTTCGCCGCGCAGATGGTGTACGTCGCCGACGAGCTCGACATCCCGCCGGAGAAACACAACCCGCTGGGCGGCGCGGTCGCGCTCGGCCACCCGATCGGTGCGAGCGGCGGCATCCTCGCGACGACGCTCGTCTACGCGATGGAGCGCGAGGATTTGGACAGAGGCGTGGTGGGGATGAGCGTCGGCGGCGGGGGCGCGATAGCGATGTCGTTGGTGCGGTAG
- a CDS encoding cytochrome bc complex cytochrome b subunit — protein sequence MSENDTDDDVRTDGSGGGGIVAPDDETPTWSERKQRKQGLSRLTYEYFERARREDQDLRQQSDYVERDVLGFPAWPHEMIRNLALTSFFVGMILFVSAALPPEMPNPANSGVTPAIILPDWYLYWSFGLLKLGPLNPNLSILGGQKLMADRTYGVLANVVVVGFVAIVPFLNKGSARRPVEQPFWAAVGMAGVIFSFTIAALSIKNLVPMDSHLLFDLTFLLPIVCATITYAVLKAMREGYMFDLNRRYYRLRPPK from the coding sequence ATGAGCGAAAACGACACCGACGACGACGTTCGCACAGACGGCTCGGGCGGCGGCGGGATCGTCGCACCTGACGACGAGACGCCCACCTGGTCCGAGCGCAAGCAACGCAAACAGGGCCTCTCGCGGCTCACCTACGAGTACTTCGAGCGAGCGCGACGCGAGGACCAGGACCTGCGCCAGCAGTCCGACTACGTCGAGCGCGACGTGCTCGGGTTCCCGGCCTGGCCCCACGAGATGATACGGAACCTCGCGCTGACGAGCTTCTTCGTCGGGATGATCCTGTTCGTCTCGGCGGCGCTCCCGCCGGAGATGCCGAACCCGGCGAACTCGGGCGTGACGCCCGCTATCATCCTGCCGGACTGGTATCTCTACTGGTCGTTCGGCCTCCTCAAGCTCGGGCCGCTCAACCCGAACCTGAGCATCTTGGGCGGACAGAAGCTGATGGCCGACCGGACCTACGGCGTGCTGGCGAACGTCGTCGTCGTCGGCTTCGTCGCCATCGTCCCCTTCCTCAACAAGGGCTCCGCGCGCCGTCCGGTCGAACAGCCGTTCTGGGCGGCCGTCGGAATGGCCGGCGTCATCTTCAGCTTCACCATCGCCGCGCTGTCCATCAAGAACCTGGTTCCGATGGACTCGCACCTGCTATTCGACCTGACGTTCCTCCTCCCGATCGTCTGTGCGACCATCACCTACGCGGTGTTGAAGGCGATGCGCGAGGGGTACATGTTCGACCTCAACCGCCGGTACTACCGGCTCAGGCCGCCGAAGTAG
- a CDS encoding cytochrome b produces the protein MSLERKDEHDHKGWMESRELSPLESIYLTTLIWLDKRLRVVDYLELLEDLYYKVNMQMPKSHTEQYNLDNKFWYWYPLYALGSFSTVAYIVAAISGALLGFYYAPAAAAADGTPTVAYDSVMLIMGQLNLGYFLRSVHRWAAQVMVAAVFLHMLRVYFTGAYKEPRELNWLIGIVLISLTLVFGYTGYLLPWSQLSYWAGQIGVEMSLSIPLIGEWVAQLMFGGFTLSQSTLQRMYILHVFFLPFITTALVAVHIGIVWMQGIAEPH, from the coding sequence ATGAGCCTCGAACGCAAAGACGAACACGACCACAAAGGCTGGATGGAATCGCGCGAGCTATCGCCGCTCGAATCCATCTACCTGACCACGCTCATCTGGCTCGACAAGCGGCTCCGGGTCGTCGACTACCTGGAACTGCTCGAAGACCTCTACTACAAGGTCAACATGCAGATGCCGAAGAGCCACACCGAGCAGTACAACCTCGACAACAAGTTCTGGTACTGGTACCCGCTGTACGCGCTCGGGTCGTTCTCGACCGTCGCGTACATCGTCGCCGCCATCTCGGGCGCGCTGCTGGGCTTCTACTACGCCCCGGCCGCCGCGGCCGCCGACGGGACGCCGACGGTGGCGTACGACTCGGTGATGCTGATCATGGGCCAGCTCAACCTCGGCTACTTCCTGCGCTCGGTCCACCGCTGGGCCGCGCAGGTGATGGTCGCCGCGGTGTTCCTGCACATGCTTCGCGTCTACTTCACGGGCGCGTACAAGGAGCCCCGCGAGCTCAACTGGCTCATCGGCATCGTCCTCATCTCGCTGACGCTGGTGTTCGGCTACACCGGCTACCTGCTCCCCTGGAGTCAGCTGTCGTACTGGGCGGGTCAGATCGGCGTCGAGATGTCGCTGTCCATCCCGCTCATCGGAGAGTGGGTGGCACAGCTGATGTTCGGCGGCTTCACCCTCTCACAGTCCACGCTGCAGCGGATGTACATCCTGCACGTGTTCTTCCTGCCGTTCATCACGACGGCGCTCGTCGCCGTCCACATCGGCATCGTCTGGATGCAGGGCATCGCGGAACCACACTGA
- a CDS encoding ubiquinol-cytochrome c reductase iron-sulfur subunit produces the protein MPLDEDKYPAETGRRRFVKGVVGSAALSSVGVGGAAAVSATTDAAGEGGGTTNFVAVENVDGPAPRGMPIIPLTIEGGELTGVWPEFSEEEGVAIAKNFGGSGIDYSSAWFQYCGVQSSPGIYPQAERTNTFLSSPGSYEWQSEIPQGEPLTVEMFDDYKEWGNGIGSSGVGKPAGAVWRSDAGEDGVPVQIIRSTHVEKMANGEGQYSDLSSDIQSFISAATQNGFIAWLNKCTHFCCVPGFKTQAGSASFGAANLIYCQCHQSVYDPFSPVKKQFVALPRPPQTD, from the coding sequence ATGCCACTAGACGAAGACAAGTATCCAGCCGAGACCGGCCGAAGACGCTTCGTAAAGGGCGTCGTCGGAAGCGCCGCGCTCTCAAGCGTCGGCGTCGGTGGTGCCGCGGCCGTAAGCGCCACCACGGACGCCGCCGGGGAGGGTGGCGGGACGACGAACTTCGTCGCCGTAGAGAACGTCGACGGCCCCGCGCCCCGCGGGATGCCGATCATCCCCCTCACCATCGAGGGCGGCGAACTGACCGGCGTCTGGCCGGAGTTCAGCGAGGAAGAGGGCGTCGCCATCGCGAAGAACTTCGGCGGAAGCGGCATCGACTACTCCTCCGCCTGGTTCCAGTACTGCGGCGTCCAGAGCTCGCCGGGCATCTACCCGCAGGCCGAGCGGACGAACACGTTCCTCAGCAGTCCCGGCAGCTACGAGTGGCAGAGCGAAATTCCGCAGGGAGAGCCCCTCACCGTCGAGATGTTCGACGACTACAAGGAGTGGGGTAACGGCATCGGCAGTTCGGGAGTCGGAAAGCCGGCCGGTGCGGTGTGGCGTTCCGACGCCGGAGAAGACGGCGTCCCCGTTCAGATAATCCGCTCGACCCACGTCGAGAAGATGGCCAACGGCGAAGGCCAGTACAGCGACCTCTCGAGCGACATTCAGAGCTTCATCTCCGCGGCCACCCAGAACGGATTCATCGCGTGGCTGAACAAGTGTACGCACTTCTGCTGTGTCCCCGGTTTCAAGACGCAGGCCGGAAGCGCGAGCTTCGGTGCCGCGAACCTCATCTACTGCCAGTGTCACCAGTCGGTGTACGACCCGTTCAGCCCGGTCAAGAAACAGTTCGTCGCGCTCCCGCGACCCCCGCAGACAGATTAG
- a CDS encoding DUF7318 family protein: MASEGSTYGDIHRYEPPRESTAAAVGIVLLTLIQIVLVGLFTYGMLTGWASGIGTKLTVRLIEANMFLGGVLTVIFLDLAFVMLLYRKEFLPDVMIVKKRRRKWEDLYVRQDQVDGSTVGGDRDELVESIKRAVYPYYKK, from the coding sequence ATGGCATCGGAAGGCTCCACGTACGGTGACATCCACCGCTACGAACCCCCCCGAGAGAGCACGGCCGCGGCGGTCGGAATCGTCCTCCTGACGCTCATCCAGATCGTCCTCGTCGGGTTGTTCACCTACGGGATGCTCACCGGGTGGGCGTCCGGTATCGGGACGAAACTGACGGTGCGCCTCATCGAGGCCAACATGTTCCTCGGCGGCGTCCTGACCGTCATCTTCCTCGACCTGGCGTTCGTCATGCTCCTGTACCGCAAGGAGTTCCTCCCCGACGTGATGATCGTCAAGAAGCGCCGTCGCAAGTGGGAGGACCTCTACGTCCGACAGGACCAGGTCGACGGTTCCACGGTGGGCGGCGACAGGGACGAACTCGTTGAGTCTATCAAACGCGCGGTCTACCCCTATTACAAGAAATAA
- a CDS encoding halocyanin domain-containing protein codes for MNRREFVRTAGGAAGAAATLGTAGTAAAQEEGGGGNGSSGGGGGGNTAPDYGNWFSNVGNFAGPGSTVDETGSSEVTVTVGAQGNGGAFAFAPPAVHVDNGATVKWEWTGNGGGHNVLSEGEGPLDSGSTVSSAGVHYEYTFEEDGIYKYFCSPHRGNGMKGAIVVGSEYPTTNLNSGVQEVNPHEAGVPIQPHYVGFGAGLAVIIPLIFTFFQLKYGESPHTSGGNN; via the coding sequence ATGAACAGGCGGGAGTTCGTCCGGACTGCAGGGGGTGCCGCAGGCGCTGCGGCGACCCTCGGAACCGCCGGCACGGCCGCTGCCCAGGAAGAGGGCGGCGGCGGCAACGGTTCGAGCGGCGGTGGCGGCGGCGGCAACACAGCCCCGGATTACGGTAACTGGTTCAGTAACGTCGGTAACTTCGCCGGCCCCGGGAGTACGGTCGACGAGACCGGCAGCAGCGAGGTGACGGTGACGGTCGGTGCCCAAGGGAACGGCGGCGCCTTCGCGTTCGCCCCGCCCGCCGTTCACGTCGACAACGGCGCGACGGTCAAGTGGGAGTGGACCGGCAACGGCGGCGGCCACAACGTCCTCTCGGAGGGCGAGGGACCGCTCGACTCCGGCAGTACCGTTTCCAGCGCCGGCGTCCACTACGAGTACACCTTCGAGGAAGACGGCATCTACAAGTACTTCTGCAGCCCCCACCGGGGCAACGGGATGAAGGGAGCCATCGTCGTCGGGTCGGAGTATCCGACGACGAACCTCAACAGCGGCGTTCAGGAGGTCAACCCCCACGAGGCCGGTGTGCCCATCCAGCCCCACTACGTCGGCTTCGGCGCGGGGCTGGCGGTCATCATCCCCCTCATCTTCACGTTCTTCCAGCTGAAATACGGTGAATCGCCGCACACGAGCGGAGGGAACAACTGA
- a CDS encoding DUF7319 domain-containing protein translates to MADTDSTSSAADADEDPGRESAAAADGSDAASAREDGRGESLDTEALREQVEEKYDFDDFGPADMAEMTAEEWDVAFDDESWITGDELLDRVARDLRNRVANRDVFARVERHREPPRVLAYSDEGYAVVYPDGSVEGEGTVLRDVKPTIALASMDSYEVPETVSENPLPDPEAVAEGGGELGNLMLQVIAGAQLLAGVVLLVGGVLAVAGVLGGPGTNVVALFVAGLAFVGIALVLFFTVANARLSDKFRAEEYRDRLRAVGLADGERPDFVPELEPQNERDRTERDETDEAGA, encoded by the coding sequence ATGGCAGACACCGACTCGACGTCATCCGCGGCGGACGCCGACGAGGACCCCGGTCGAGAGTCGGCCGCGGCGGCCGACGGGTCGGACGCCGCCTCAGCGAGAGAGGACGGACGCGGCGAGAGCCTCGACACCGAGGCGCTCCGAGAGCAGGTCGAGGAGAAGTACGACTTCGACGACTTCGGCCCAGCGGACATGGCCGAGATGACCGCCGAGGAGTGGGACGTGGCCTTCGACGACGAGTCGTGGATCACCGGCGACGAACTGCTCGATCGCGTCGCGCGCGACCTCCGCAACCGCGTGGCGAATCGGGACGTCTTCGCCCGCGTCGAACGCCACCGCGAACCGCCGCGCGTGCTGGCGTACTCCGACGAGGGGTACGCGGTCGTCTACCCCGACGGCAGCGTCGAGGGCGAGGGGACGGTGCTGCGCGACGTGAAACCGACCATCGCGCTCGCGTCGATGGATTCCTACGAGGTGCCCGAGACGGTGTCCGAGAACCCCCTTCCCGACCCCGAGGCGGTGGCGGAGGGCGGCGGCGAGCTCGGAAACTTGATGTTACAGGTCATCGCCGGCGCGCAGTTGCTCGCCGGGGTCGTCCTCCTGGTCGGCGGAGTGCTCGCCGTTGCAGGCGTCCTCGGCGGGCCCGGAACGAACGTCGTCGCGCTGTTCGTCGCCGGCCTCGCGTTCGTCGGGATCGCGCTGGTCCTCTTCTTCACCGTCGCCAACGCGCGCCTCTCCGATAAGTTCCGCGCCGAGGAGTACCGCGACCGGCTCAGAGCGGTCGGCTTAGCGGACGGCGAGCGACCCGACTTCGTCCCCGAACTCGAACCCCAGAACGAACGGGACCGGACGGAGCGCGACGAGACCGACGAAGCCGGGGCATGA